Proteins encoded in a region of the Nonomuraea helvata genome:
- a CDS encoding tetratricopeptide repeat protein, with protein MDVDIWAWVGDTQQQLSEAGNVGLAMALGDLPAQAYEGRYPQLDVMAPAIAQQAEALELPWLEFYARYWHLIGRIGDRAQGAVAVDDAQQLLAFAQREDVRECPAVPAAVEALAVTWANTDGPGYASERLETLGTWIEGLSPEKPAFTGLVTQYVAALIDAGQPGEAVSYAESAVERLRVAGREASWELGAESARALLAAGRAEDALDALQAAAEFNADDPVAKPHRDGVRRALILATLGRTAEAVDALPDLDVVGEHPRVFVEWSQAVAKLASSAQIANTWQLGRVLRQWMDYFGMMGGYRARVELALVAGDLAVARQGVWQARLLADLAESGGAELRESEGIAERVAALRAAAEAATEPETPGPLSEVVGLFDAADGFNADPEKWVGWLAPLSGEDLEATRRHTTTLGFLGYPATGADIYWKLLVDTGDIATADSDDVAYLTTLLVEARQDERLEQMAALLPHDAQHLALARLHSARERWPEALDAAEHAVAAGAGLDARRLLSGAAQQVDENARAAQVLLEVLDELGDEDVWRMIVMATSAEDWDTVRKGAAKIGMPIKSKEGPIEEEMGLIRLILPAPDGGQRQVLSIRTGPASARLALPQPRGMDYNAGDLVVFDPQLLEPVPDDPQEQQNFVPPFAAVRILRPGGYTSYFFDGAAPSEEDWAEFTEVMAERGWPMWVYSDENYTITHPTSGESLPGVFGWVAVPPDVSPAEVDALLDDATERWVHPLAWLDLAREIDVEVERHERIVKEYGL; from the coding sequence ATGGACGTGGACATCTGGGCCTGGGTCGGCGACACCCAGCAGCAGCTTTCTGAGGCGGGCAACGTTGGCCTCGCCATGGCGCTGGGAGACCTCCCCGCACAGGCCTATGAGGGCCGATACCCGCAGCTCGACGTCATGGCCCCGGCCATCGCGCAGCAGGCGGAGGCCCTCGAGCTGCCGTGGCTCGAGTTCTACGCCCGCTACTGGCACCTGATCGGCCGCATCGGTGACCGGGCTCAGGGCGCGGTCGCGGTGGACGACGCGCAGCAGCTCCTGGCGTTCGCCCAGCGCGAAGACGTCCGCGAGTGCCCGGCCGTCCCGGCGGCGGTCGAGGCGCTGGCCGTCACGTGGGCCAACACCGACGGCCCCGGCTACGCGAGCGAGCGCCTCGAGACGCTGGGCACGTGGATCGAGGGCCTGAGCCCGGAGAAGCCCGCCTTCACGGGCCTCGTCACGCAGTACGTCGCCGCGCTCATCGACGCGGGCCAGCCGGGCGAGGCCGTGAGCTACGCCGAGTCCGCCGTCGAGCGGCTGCGGGTCGCGGGCCGCGAGGCCAGCTGGGAGCTCGGCGCCGAGAGCGCCCGCGCGCTGCTCGCCGCGGGCCGCGCCGAGGACGCGCTCGACGCGCTGCAGGCCGCGGCCGAGTTCAACGCCGACGACCCGGTGGCCAAGCCGCACCGCGACGGCGTGCGGCGGGCCCTGATCCTCGCCACGCTGGGCCGAACGGCCGAGGCCGTGGACGCGCTGCCCGACCTCGACGTGGTGGGCGAGCACCCGCGCGTGTTCGTCGAGTGGTCGCAGGCCGTCGCCAAGCTGGCGAGTTCCGCCCAGATCGCCAACACCTGGCAGCTCGGCCGCGTGCTGCGCCAGTGGATGGACTACTTCGGCATGATGGGCGGCTACCGCGCCCGCGTCGAGCTCGCGCTGGTGGCGGGCGACCTGGCCGTGGCCAGGCAGGGCGTGTGGCAGGCGAGGCTCCTCGCCGACCTGGCCGAGTCCGGCGGCGCGGAGCTGCGCGAGAGCGAGGGCATCGCCGAGCGGGTGGCCGCGCTGCGCGCCGCGGCCGAAGCCGCCACGGAGCCCGAGACTCCCGGGCCGCTCAGCGAGGTGGTCGGCCTCTTCGACGCGGCCGACGGCTTCAACGCCGACCCGGAGAAGTGGGTGGGCTGGCTCGCGCCGCTGTCCGGCGAGGACCTGGAGGCCACCCGCCGCCACACGACGACGCTCGGCTTCCTCGGCTACCCCGCCACCGGCGCCGACATCTACTGGAAGCTGCTGGTCGACACCGGCGACATCGCCACCGCCGACTCCGACGACGTGGCCTACCTCACCACGCTGCTCGTCGAGGCCCGCCAGGACGAGCGGCTGGAGCAGATGGCCGCCCTGCTGCCGCACGACGCGCAGCACCTCGCGCTGGCCAGGCTGCACAGCGCGCGCGAGCGCTGGCCGGAGGCTCTCGACGCGGCCGAGCACGCCGTCGCCGCCGGGGCCGGGCTCGACGCCCGCCGCCTGCTGTCCGGCGCGGCCCAGCAGGTCGACGAGAACGCCAGGGCCGCCCAGGTGCTGCTCGAGGTGCTCGACGAGCTCGGCGACGAGGACGTCTGGCGCATGATCGTCATGGCCACCTCGGCGGAGGACTGGGACACCGTACGCAAGGGCGCCGCCAAGATCGGCATGCCGATCAAGTCCAAGGAGGGCCCGATCGAGGAGGAGATGGGCCTCATCAGGCTCATCCTCCCCGCGCCGGACGGCGGCCAGCGCCAGGTGCTGTCGATCCGCACCGGCCCCGCCAGCGCCAGGCTGGCCCTGCCACAGCCGCGCGGCATGGACTACAACGCCGGCGACCTGGTGGTCTTCGACCCGCAGCTGCTGGAGCCTGTGCCGGACGACCCCCAGGAGCAGCAGAACTTCGTGCCCCCGTTCGCCGCGGTGCGCATCCTGCGTCCCGGCGGCTACACCAGCTACTTCTTCGACGGCGCCGCGCCGAGCGAGGAGGACTGGGCGGAGTTCACCGAGGTCATGGCCGAGCGCGGCTGGCCGATGTGGGTCTACAGCGACGAAAACTACACCATCACCCACCCGACCAGCGGTGAGTCGCTGCCCGGCGTCTTCGGCTGGGTCGCGGTGCCGCCGGACGTGTCGCCCGCCGAGGTCGACGCGCTGCTCGACGACGCCACCGAGCGGTGGGTGCACCCGCTGGCCTGGCTCGACCTGGCCCGCGAGATCGACGTCGAGGTCGAACGGCACGAGCGGATCGTCAAGGAATACGGCCTCTGA
- a CDS encoding SCO6745 family protein: MADPRTTAAQVKAPIGRLGGGFMTSREAKAVCEEYGLGARELYFRGRCGVLGECEADVVTSVAVFFPPRHVEESWNGGRKLAVEQAVELYAEVCREWGRRKLGGYDGCERIAELLQPVVEQASSVGAPLFAGWRAVPLPDDPPARAVQLMHVVRELRGGLHANAVIAAGLHPLEATLAAGHDATPFGAVTGEMIAKFFQWPEPYATPGPDVVARRAAVEETTDDLMAPAFAVLDDSETDELIGLLRFGHAR, from the coding sequence ATGGCGGACCCGCGCACCACGGCGGCACAGGTCAAGGCGCCGATCGGTCGGCTCGGCGGCGGATTCATGACCTCCAGGGAGGCCAAGGCCGTCTGCGAGGAGTACGGGCTCGGCGCCCGCGAGCTCTACTTCAGAGGCCGCTGCGGCGTGCTCGGCGAGTGCGAGGCCGACGTCGTCACCTCGGTCGCCGTCTTCTTCCCGCCGCGACACGTCGAGGAGAGCTGGAACGGCGGCCGCAAACTCGCCGTCGAGCAGGCCGTTGAGCTGTACGCCGAGGTCTGCAGGGAATGGGGCCGGCGCAAGCTGGGCGGCTACGACGGCTGCGAGAGGATCGCGGAGCTGCTCCAGCCGGTCGTCGAGCAGGCCTCGTCCGTCGGCGCCCCGCTGTTCGCCGGGTGGCGGGCCGTGCCGCTGCCCGACGATCCGCCCGCGCGGGCCGTGCAGCTCATGCACGTCGTACGCGAGCTGCGCGGCGGCCTGCACGCCAACGCGGTGATCGCGGCAGGGCTGCACCCGCTGGAGGCCACGCTCGCGGCCGGCCATGACGCGACCCCGTTCGGAGCGGTCACGGGGGAGATGATCGCAAAGTTCTTCCAATGGCCGGAGCCGTACGCCACGCCCGGCCCGGACGTCGTCGCGCGGCGGGCGGCAGTGGAGGAGACGACCGACGACCTGATGGCGCCGGCGTTCGCAGTGCTCGACGACAGCGAAACGGACGAGCTGATCGGGCTTCTGCGTTTTGGGCACGCTCGTTGA
- the dapF gene encoding diaminopimelate epimerase has product MRFFKGHGTENDFVILPDPGGEAGLTASLVAKICDRRAGIGADGVLVVTRTKESHEVSEHAAVAEWFMDYRNADGSMAEMCGNGMRVFARYLIDAGLEQSGEFAVATRGGVRKVRVEPNGDITVDMGKPVVLGESVATVGGHEYPGLHISMGNPHLACAIGDPVVQLDLTHQPGFDPGVFPNGVNIELFNPVGTSRAVMRVYERGCGETRSCGTGTVATAVAAAALSGDTTGTWTIEVPGGTVTVTLDEDTSYLSGPAVIVASGELMLAE; this is encoded by the coding sequence ATGCGGTTTTTCAAGGGGCACGGCACTGAGAACGATTTCGTCATCCTTCCCGACCCAGGCGGAGAGGCGGGCTTGACAGCCTCGCTCGTCGCCAAGATCTGCGACAGGAGAGCGGGCATAGGGGCGGACGGCGTGCTCGTGGTGACGCGCACCAAGGAGAGCCATGAGGTGAGCGAGCACGCCGCCGTGGCCGAGTGGTTCATGGACTACCGCAACGCCGACGGCAGCATGGCCGAGATGTGCGGCAACGGCATGCGCGTGTTCGCCCGCTACCTGATCGACGCGGGGCTGGAGCAGTCCGGCGAGTTCGCGGTGGCCACCAGGGGCGGCGTGCGCAAGGTCCGCGTCGAGCCGAACGGCGACATCACCGTCGACATGGGCAAGCCCGTCGTGCTGGGCGAGAGCGTGGCGACGGTCGGCGGCCACGAATACCCAGGGCTGCACATCAGCATGGGCAACCCCCACCTTGCCTGCGCCATCGGCGACCCCGTCGTCCAGCTCGACCTCACCCACCAGCCCGGCTTCGACCCCGGCGTCTTCCCCAACGGCGTCAACATCGAGCTGTTCAACCCCGTCGGCACCAGCCGCGCGGTCATGCGCGTCTACGAGCGCGGCTGCGGCGAGACGCGCTCCTGCGGCACCGGCACGGTGGCCACGGCCGTCGCCGCCGCGGCCCTGTCGGGCGACACCACCGGCACCTGGACGATCGAGGTGCCCGGCGGCACGGTGACCGTCACCCTCGACGAGGACACGAGCTACCTTTCCGGCCCCGCGGTCATCGTGGCCAGCGGAGAGCTGATGCTTGCAGAATGA
- the miaA gene encoding tRNA (adenosine(37)-N6)-dimethylallyltransferase MiaA has protein sequence MSQQPVIAVVGPTAAGKSDLAVDIALRLGGECVNADSMQLYRGMDIGTAKLTPAEQRGVPHHLLDVWDVTVTASVAEYQKLARAVIDSVEVAVLVGGSGLYVRAAIDELEFPGTDPEIRARLEGELAERGSAPLHERLREQDPAAAAAILPSNGRRIVRALEVIEHTGRPFSATMPGYDAVYPSVQIGLDVPRPELDERIAVRVERMWQAGLVDEVRSLLGQGLAEGRTASRALGYAQVIRFLEGEWSEEQAIEETVRATRRFARRQESWFRRDPRVRWLPYDAPDLLERSLALISAHPFA, from the coding sequence GTGAGCCAGCAGCCAGTCATCGCCGTCGTAGGTCCCACCGCGGCAGGGAAGTCCGACCTTGCCGTGGACATCGCGCTGCGGCTGGGCGGCGAGTGCGTCAACGCCGACTCCATGCAGCTCTACCGGGGCATGGACATCGGCACGGCCAAGCTCACCCCGGCCGAGCAGCGCGGGGTGCCCCACCACCTGCTGGACGTCTGGGACGTCACGGTCACGGCCAGCGTGGCCGAGTACCAGAAGCTGGCCAGGGCCGTCATCGACTCCGTCGAGGTGGCCGTGCTGGTCGGCGGCAGCGGCCTGTACGTGCGCGCGGCCATCGACGAGCTGGAGTTCCCCGGCACCGACCCCGAGATCAGGGCCAGGCTGGAGGGCGAGCTGGCCGAGCGCGGCTCCGCCCCGCTCCACGAGCGCCTGCGCGAGCAGGACCCGGCGGCCGCGGCCGCCATCCTGCCGAGCAACGGCCGCCGCATCGTCCGCGCGCTGGAGGTGATCGAGCACACGGGACGACCGTTCTCGGCCACCATGCCCGGCTACGACGCCGTCTACCCGAGCGTGCAGATCGGCCTCGACGTGCCCAGGCCGGAGCTCGACGAGCGGATCGCGGTCAGGGTCGAGCGCATGTGGCAGGCCGGGCTGGTCGACGAGGTGCGGAGCCTGCTCGGGCAGGGCCTGGCCGAGGGCCGCACGGCGAGCCGCGCACTGGGATACGCCCAGGTCATCCGCTTCCTGGAGGGGGAGTGGAGCGAGGAGCAGGCGATCGAGGAGACCGTCAGGGCCACCAGGCGCTTCGCCCGCCGCCAGGAGTCGTGGTTCCGCCGCGATCCCCGGGTGCGCTGGCTGCCGTACGACGCCCCGGACCTGCTTGAGCGGTCCCTCGCCCTGATCTCCGCACACCCTTTCGCATAA
- a CDS encoding methylated-DNA--[protein]-cysteine S-methyltransferase: MMTTVAFAEVPTPVGPFVLAVTEVGLVASGWGSPPRLSDRLGLAEVHDSDRTAFAVAELNAYFAGDLKTFETPVDWRLMSGSRLRVLQALHQVPYGTAVTYGELAARSGSNVPARGIGSIMGSNPIPIIVPCHRVIAGNGLGGFSGGEGVETKRWLLTHEGYLQPTLLDF; the protein is encoded by the coding sequence ATGATGACCACAGTCGCGTTCGCCGAGGTGCCCACGCCGGTAGGGCCGTTCGTGCTGGCCGTCACCGAGGTCGGTCTCGTCGCGTCGGGCTGGGGATCCCCTCCGCGGCTGTCCGACCGCCTCGGACTGGCTGAAGTCCATGATTCGGATCGTACGGCCTTCGCGGTCGCCGAGTTGAACGCTTATTTCGCGGGCGATCTGAAGACGTTCGAGACGCCGGTGGACTGGCGGCTGATGTCCGGCTCGCGGCTACGGGTGCTGCAGGCACTGCACCAGGTCCCGTACGGCACCGCCGTCACCTACGGCGAGCTGGCCGCGCGCAGCGGCTCCAACGTGCCGGCCCGCGGCATCGGCTCGATCATGGGCTCCAACCCCATCCCGATCATCGTGCCCTGCCACCGGGTGATCGCGGGCAACGGTCTCGGCGGGTTCAGCGGCGGCGAGGGCGTGGAGACCAAGCGCTGGCTGCTCACGCATGAGGGGTATCTGCAACCGACCCTGCTGGATTTTTAG
- a CDS encoding ribonuclease Z, giving the protein MSSRELVVLGTSSAVPTRHRNHNGYLLRWDGQGYLFDPGEGTQRQMLHAGVSAHDIHWICLTHFHGDHCLGVPGVVQRIARDKVRHPVRALFPASGETYWRRLRHAAAFADTSVISEHPLSGDLASVGSLTARRLSHPVESYGYRVQEPHGRRMLPDRLAAHGIRGPEVGELQRTGSVRGITLDQCSEPRRGQSVAFVMDTRLCDTVFELASGVDLLVIECTFLSSESALAKEYGHLTAFEAGLVAADAGARRLVLTHFSERYGFADEPAFVAEVRRHYDGEVVLARDLMKIPVPRRQ; this is encoded by the coding sequence ATGTCCTCACGTGAGTTGGTGGTGCTGGGCACCTCCAGCGCGGTCCCCACCCGACACCGTAACCACAACGGCTACCTTCTGCGCTGGGACGGACAAGGCTACCTTTTCGACCCCGGAGAGGGCACACAGCGGCAGATGCTGCACGCCGGCGTGAGCGCTCATGACATCCACTGGATCTGCCTGACGCACTTCCACGGCGACCACTGCCTGGGGGTGCCGGGGGTCGTGCAGCGCATCGCCCGTGACAAGGTCAGGCACCCGGTGCGCGCGCTCTTCCCGGCTTCAGGCGAGACGTACTGGCGCAGGCTCCGCCACGCCGCCGCGTTCGCCGACACCTCGGTGATCTCCGAGCACCCGCTCTCCGGCGACCTGGCCTCCGTCGGCTCGCTGACCGCGCGCCGCCTGTCCCATCCCGTCGAGTCGTACGGCTACCGCGTCCAGGAGCCGCACGGCCGCCGCATGCTGCCCGACAGGCTGGCCGCCCACGGCATACGCGGTCCGGAGGTCGGCGAGCTCCAGCGCACCGGCTCCGTACGCGGGATCACGCTCGACCAGTGCAGCGAGCCCCGGCGGGGGCAGAGCGTGGCGTTCGTCATGGACACGCGGCTCTGCGACACCGTGTTCGAGCTGGCCTCGGGGGTGGACCTGCTGGTGATCGAGTGCACGTTCCTGTCGTCGGAGAGCGCGCTGGCCAAGGAGTACGGGCATCTGACGGCCTTCGAGGCGGGTCTGGTGGCGGCCGACGCGGGAGCGCGCAGGCTGGTGCTGACGCACTTCTCCGAGCGGTACGGGTTCGCCGACGAGCCCGCCTTCGTGGCGGAGGTGCGCCGGCACTACGACGGGGAGGTCGTGCTCGCCCGAGACCTGATGAAGATCCCGGTGCCGCGGCGTCAGTAG
- a CDS encoding isocitrate lyase/phosphoenolpyruvate mutase family protein, with amino-acid sequence MTTDKADLLRTLHMPGSPVILPNVWDAASARAVWEADFPAVATGSAAVAHVLGYEDGEGTPVGEMMAAIARIVRVVDVPVTADIERGYGLKPAELVERLAATGAVGCNIEDSTAGALVDPGEQADFLAEMRAAAGQGLVINARVDTYIRGRTSREEAVERGRRYLEAGADCVYPIGLADEDEIGALVSELGAPVNILFRPGVPSLERLGELGVARISFGGGLHRAAHTYAQSLFAKVREGHSPY; translated from the coding sequence ATGACGACTGACAAAGCCGACCTCCTACGGACGCTGCACATGCCGGGTAGTCCGGTGATATTGCCCAACGTCTGGGACGCCGCCTCCGCCCGTGCCGTATGGGAGGCCGACTTTCCGGCCGTCGCCACCGGCAGCGCCGCCGTGGCCCACGTGCTCGGGTACGAGGACGGCGAGGGGACGCCGGTCGGCGAGATGATGGCGGCGATCGCCCGCATCGTCAGGGTCGTGGACGTGCCCGTCACCGCCGACATCGAGCGCGGCTACGGTCTCAAGCCGGCCGAGCTGGTCGAACGCCTGGCCGCCACCGGAGCCGTGGGCTGCAACATCGAGGACTCCACCGCCGGCGCGCTGGTGGACCCAGGCGAACAGGCCGACTTCCTGGCGGAGATGCGGGCCGCGGCGGGCCAAGGGCTGGTGATCAACGCGAGGGTGGACACCTACATCCGCGGCCGGACCTCCCGCGAGGAGGCGGTGGAGCGCGGGCGGCGGTATCTGGAGGCGGGCGCCGACTGCGTCTACCCGATCGGGCTGGCGGACGAGGACGAGATCGGGGCGCTGGTGAGCGAGCTGGGCGCGCCCGTCAACATCCTGTTCAGGCCCGGGGTCCCGTCGCTCGAGCGGCTGGGCGAGCTGGGCGTGGCCAGGATCAGCTTCGGGGGCGGGCTCCACCGGGCCGCCCACACCTACGCCCAGAGCCTGTTCGCGAAGGTCAGAGAAGGCCACAGCCCCTACTGA
- the miaB gene encoding tRNA (N6-isopentenyl adenosine(37)-C2)-methylthiotransferase MiaB: protein MTVTQEGARTYEVRTYGCQMNVHDSERLSGLLEDAGYVPASDGETADVVVFNTCAVRENADNRLYGNLGHLRPAKTRNPRMQIAVGGCLAQKDQGEIVRKAPWVDVVFGTHNIGSLPVLLERARIAGEAQVELKESLEVFPSTLPTKRESAYAAWVAISVGCNNTCTFCIVPSLRGKEKDRRPGDILAEVQTLVGQGVLEVTLLGQNVNTYGVEFGDRLAFGKLLRSCGTIDGLERVRFTSPHPAAFTDDVIAAMAETPNVMHQLHMPLQSGSSQVLRAMRRSYRAERYLGIIERVRAAMPDAAISTDIIVGFPGETEEDFQATLDVVRESRFANAFTFQYSIRPGTPAATMPDQIPKEVVQERYERLVALQEEISWEENKKQVGRTLEVLVAEGEGRKDDATRRLSGRAPDNRLVHFTAGSETPRPGDMVTVEVTYAAPHHLVADGPVKGLRRTRAGDAWESRQSAPTPSSGVLLGMPTIGRPAAAPAPASGACSAH, encoded by the coding sequence ATGACTGTGACCCAGGAGGGCGCCCGCACGTACGAAGTGCGCACATACGGGTGCCAGATGAACGTGCACGACTCCGAGCGCCTGTCCGGCCTCCTGGAGGACGCCGGCTACGTGCCTGCCTCCGACGGCGAGACCGCCGACGTGGTGGTGTTCAACACGTGCGCCGTGCGGGAGAACGCCGACAACCGCCTCTACGGCAATCTCGGCCACCTCAGACCGGCCAAGACCCGCAACCCGCGCATGCAGATCGCGGTGGGCGGCTGCCTGGCGCAGAAGGACCAGGGCGAGATCGTCCGCAAGGCGCCCTGGGTCGACGTGGTCTTCGGCACCCACAACATCGGCTCGCTGCCGGTGCTGCTCGAGCGGGCCCGCATCGCGGGCGAGGCGCAGGTCGAGCTGAAGGAGTCGCTCGAGGTCTTCCCCTCGACGCTGCCCACCAAGCGCGAGTCGGCCTACGCCGCCTGGGTGGCCATCTCGGTCGGCTGCAACAACACCTGCACGTTCTGCATCGTGCCGTCGCTGCGCGGCAAGGAGAAGGACCGCCGTCCCGGCGACATCCTCGCCGAGGTCCAGACCCTGGTCGGCCAGGGCGTCCTGGAGGTGACGCTCCTCGGCCAGAACGTCAACACCTACGGCGTGGAGTTCGGCGACCGCCTCGCGTTCGGCAAGCTGCTGCGCTCGTGCGGCACGATCGACGGCCTGGAGCGGGTCCGCTTCACCTCGCCCCACCCCGCCGCCTTCACCGACGACGTGATCGCCGCCATGGCCGAGACCCCCAACGTCATGCACCAGCTCCACATGCCCCTGCAGTCGGGCTCGTCGCAGGTGCTGCGCGCGATGCGCCGCTCGTACCGCGCGGAGCGCTACCTCGGCATCATCGAGCGGGTGCGCGCCGCCATGCCGGACGCGGCCATCTCGACCGACATCATCGTCGGCTTCCCGGGGGAGACGGAGGAGGACTTCCAGGCCACCCTCGACGTGGTCCGCGAGAGCCGCTTCGCCAACGCCTTCACCTTCCAGTACTCCATCCGCCCCGGCACGCCGGCGGCCACCATGCCCGACCAGATCCCCAAGGAGGTCGTGCAGGAGCGCTACGAGCGGCTGGTGGCGCTGCAGGAGGAGATCTCCTGGGAGGAGAACAAGAAGCAGGTCGGGCGCACGCTCGAGGTCCTGGTGGCCGAGGGCGAGGGCCGCAAGGACGACGCCACCCGGCGCCTTTCCGGCCGGGCGCCCGACAACCGCCTGGTGCACTTCACCGCCGGCTCCGAGACGCCCCGGCCCGGGGACATGGTGACGGTCGAGGTGACGTACGCGGCGCCGCACCATCTGGTGGCGGACGGGCCGGTCAAGGGCCTCAGGCGCACGCGGGCCGGCGACGCCTGGGAGTCCCGCCAGTCCGCTCCCACGCCGTCCTCGGGCGTCCTGCTGGGCATGCCGACCATCGGCCGCCCCGCCGCCGCCCCTGCCCCCGCTTCGGGAGCCTGCTCGGCCCACTGA
- a CDS encoding amino acid ABC transporter ATP-binding protein yields MTENGNDAPLVRLENVNKHFGALHVLKDINLTVSRGEVLVVIGPSGGGKSTLCRTINRLETISEGQIIFDGQVLPQEGKALARLRSEVGMVFQSFNLFAHKTIRENVTLGPLKVRGVSKDAANKRAMELLERVGIAAQADKYPAQLSGGQQQRVAIARALAMEPKMILFDEPTSALDPEMVQEVLDVMISLARDGMTMVVVTHEMGFARRAANRVVFMAEGQIVEENTPDEFFTNAQTDRARDFLSKILTH; encoded by the coding sequence ATGACGGAGAACGGTAACGACGCTCCACTCGTACGGTTGGAGAACGTCAACAAACACTTTGGGGCGCTGCACGTTCTGAAGGACATAAACCTGACCGTCTCCCGCGGTGAAGTACTGGTCGTTATCGGTCCTTCGGGCGGAGGCAAGTCGACGCTCTGCCGCACGATCAACCGTCTGGAGACGATCAGCGAGGGGCAGATCATCTTTGACGGCCAGGTGCTCCCCCAGGAGGGCAAGGCGCTGGCGAGGCTGCGTTCCGAAGTCGGCATGGTCTTCCAGTCGTTCAACCTGTTCGCGCACAAGACCATCCGTGAAAACGTCACGCTCGGCCCTCTCAAGGTGCGCGGCGTCTCCAAGGACGCGGCCAACAAGCGGGCGATGGAGCTGCTCGAGCGCGTGGGCATCGCGGCGCAGGCGGACAAATATCCGGCCCAGCTCTCCGGTGGCCAGCAGCAGCGGGTCGCCATCGCCAGGGCGCTGGCCATGGAGCCGAAGATGATCCTGTTCGACGAGCCGACCTCCGCTCTGGACCCCGAGATGGTGCAGGAGGTGCTCGACGTCATGATCAGCCTGGCTCGCGACGGGATGACCATGGTGGTCGTCACCCACGAGATGGGGTTCGCCCGCAGAGCGGCCAACAGGGTCGTGTTCATGGCCGAGGGCCAGATCGTGGAGGAGAACACTCCCGACGAGTTCTTCACCAACGCGCAGACCGACAGGGCGCGTGACTTTCTTTCCAAGATCCTCACGCACTGA
- a CDS encoding glutamate ABC transporter substrate-binding protein, which produces MHMRQMGAVLSIAALAAGLAACGGGNKTYASVADKVKDGGTIVVGTKWDQPSLGLKGPNGPEGFDVDVAKAVLKEINGGKDPKIEWKESASSNREPFLQNGTVDIIFATYSITEERKGKVTFGGPYVVAHQDVMVRQNDTAINTPQDLKGKKICKAAGSNSYKRITDPPPDGKLDIDATTVDAANYSECVQKLTGSNLDAVTTDDLILAGFAKQAQQSGGSFKVLGQGFTDEKYGVGLKKGDTKTCEAVNTAVKKLWDNGTMKQLLDKWFGGIQGLKLSESAPPAEGCS; this is translated from the coding sequence ATGCACATGCGTCAAATGGGAGCGGTGCTCTCGATAGCGGCACTCGCCGCCGGTCTGGCCGCTTGCGGCGGCGGGAACAAGACCTATGCGAGCGTGGCGGACAAGGTCAAGGACGGCGGCACGATCGTCGTCGGCACCAAGTGGGACCAGCCGAGCTTGGGCCTGAAGGGGCCCAACGGGCCCGAGGGTTTCGACGTTGACGTGGCCAAGGCCGTGCTTAAGGAGATCAACGGCGGCAAGGACCCGAAGATCGAGTGGAAGGAGTCGGCCTCGTCCAACCGCGAGCCGTTCCTCCAGAACGGCACGGTCGACATCATCTTCGCCACCTACTCCATCACCGAGGAGCGCAAGGGCAAGGTCACCTTCGGCGGCCCCTACGTCGTCGCCCACCAGGACGTGATGGTCCGCCAGAACGACACGGCGATCAACACGCCGCAGGACCTCAAGGGCAAGAAGATCTGCAAGGCGGCCGGCTCCAACTCCTACAAGCGGATCACCGACCCGCCGCCGGACGGCAAGCTCGACATCGACGCCACCACCGTCGACGCGGCCAACTACTCCGAGTGCGTGCAGAAGCTGACCGGCAGCAACCTCGACGCCGTCACCACCGACGACCTGATCCTGGCGGGCTTCGCCAAGCAGGCTCAGCAGTCCGGCGGCAGCTTCAAGGTGCTCGGCCAGGGCTTCACGGACGAGAAGTACGGCGTCGGCCTGAAGAAGGGCGACACCAAGACGTGTGAGGCCGTCAACACCGCGGTGAAGAAGCTCTGGGACAACGGCACCATGAAGCAGCTGCTGGACAAGTGGTTCGGCGGCATCCAGGGCCTGAAGTTGTCCGAGTCGGCACCGCCGGCCGAGGGTTGCAGCTGA